One Prolixibacteraceae bacterium DNA segment encodes these proteins:
- a CDS encoding bifunctional adenosylcobinamide kinase/adenosylcobinamide-phosphate guanylyltransferase encodes MAKIHFITGGQRSGKSSYAQTLALEASSNPIYLATSRIWDEGHRERIERHQRDRGDEWTNIEEEKYLSQHNLHGRVVLIDCVTLWLTNFFFDLESNIEASLQEAQKEFDKLIQQDATFIIVSNEIGLGGHPTNEIQMKFTDLQGWMNQYIAKRADQVTMMVSGIPMKVK; translated from the coding sequence ATGGCTAAAATTCACTTTATTACAGGAGGACAACGTTCTGGCAAGAGTTCCTATGCACAAACGCTTGCCCTAGAGGCCTCTTCTAATCCAATCTATCTTGCCACATCTCGCATTTGGGATGAAGGACATAGAGAACGTATCGAAAGGCACCAGCGAGATAGAGGGGACGAATGGACCAATATCGAAGAGGAGAAGTATCTTTCGCAACACAATCTTCATGGTCGCGTTGTATTAATTGACTGTGTAACCCTTTGGCTTACAAACTTCTTCTTCGATCTCGAGAGCAATATCGAAGCATCTCTACAAGAGGCACAAAAGGAGTTTGACAAACTAATACAACAGGATGCTACATTTATCATTGTTAGTAATGAGATTGGCTTAGGCGGACATCCAACCAATGAGATACAGATGAAATTTACAGATCTGCAAGGCTGGATGAATCAATATATTGCCAAAAGAGCCGACCAAGTGACGATGATGGTCTCAGGCATTCCAATGAAAGTAAAATAG
- a CDS encoding cob(I)yrinic acid a,c-diamide adenosyltransferase: protein MRIYTKTGDQGETGIFGGDRVPKDDLRIETNGILDEANSQIGYLRAMLGEAHDWQKNLHRIQRDLMCMMSHIATPANCTKKNMKPHPEDGADFCEKWIEALLKELQEEKDFFLLPGGDTISATCHLARTKIRTAERRLVTLSKAEPKPVYIHGYLNRLSDLFFVLARVQMKKAGVKPEKFALLRKKD, encoded by the coding sequence ATGAGAATATATACAAAAACAGGCGATCAAGGAGAGACAGGAATATTTGGAGGAGACCGTGTTCCAAAAGACGACCTTCGCATTGAAACCAATGGAATCTTAGATGAGGCCAATTCTCAGATTGGATACCTGAGAGCAATGCTTGGAGAAGCGCACGATTGGCAAAAGAACTTACATCGTATTCAGAGAGATCTAATGTGTATGATGTCACATATTGCAACACCTGCAAACTGTACCAAGAAAAATATGAAACCCCACCCTGAAGATGGTGCTGACTTTTGTGAGAAATGGATCGAAGCACTACTAAAAGAGCTGCAAGAAGAGAAAGACTTCTTTCTTCTTCCTGGGGGCGACACCATATCTGCTACATGCCATTTGGCACGTACTAAGATACGCACTGCAGAACGTCGTCTTGTAACCCTATCAAAGGCAGAACCTAAACCAGTATATATTCATGGTTATCTAAATAGACTTTCAGATCTATTCTTTGTCCTAGCCAGAGTACAGATGAAAAAAGCTGGTGTGAAACCAGAGAAATTCGCATTATTAAGAAAAAAGGACTAA
- a CDS encoding cobyrinate a,c-diamide synthase, with protein sequence MASSFVIAAPHSGSGKTTITLGLLRALHNKGKKVQPFKVGPDYLDTTHHTIAAHHTSYNLDLFMSTEEHVKSTYQTHQSTSDVAITEGVMGLFDGAKKMQGSTAAVAELLDQPIVLVMSGKAMAYSAAPLLYGLKNFYKNIKVVGVIFNFVKTESHYQFLKEAAIDAGVTPLGYIPPNEEIQISSRHLGLSIDQKTDFDTLANSAAEHISKHLDLEKLLEITQCSTPSQIHSPQPKNEKKEQVIAVAKDEAFNFIYPANIAQLSENYQVVYFSPIHDKKLPKADAIYIAGGYPELFLDSLSQNIEMKQEIRHFIEQEGKVFAECGGMMYLGEEIITKEGKHYQMCGIFPYSTTMQKMKLHLGYRDITYNKTKIRGHEFHYSQCIEHNQITKVGEVYNARGGKVDTPIYQYKNCHATYIHLYWAHLKDLWVL encoded by the coding sequence ATGGCATCATCTTTCGTTATTGCAGCTCCTCACAGTGGAAGTGGTAAAACAACCATTACCCTAGGACTCCTAAGGGCATTGCACAATAAGGGTAAAAAAGTTCAACCGTTTAAGGTAGGGCCCGACTATCTAGATACCACACACCATACGATAGCTGCACACCATACGAGTTATAACTTAGATCTTTTTATGTCTACAGAGGAGCATGTAAAGTCTACCTACCAGACCCACCAATCGACATCAGATGTGGCCATCACGGAAGGGGTCATGGGACTTTTTGATGGTGCAAAGAAGATGCAAGGAAGTACTGCCGCAGTAGCAGAACTACTCGACCAACCTATTGTTTTAGTCATGTCGGGAAAAGCGATGGCTTACTCTGCAGCACCACTTCTCTATGGACTTAAAAACTTCTACAAGAATATCAAAGTGGTGGGAGTTATATTTAATTTCGTAAAGACTGAAAGTCACTACCAGTTTCTTAAAGAGGCAGCAATAGATGCTGGTGTCACCCCTCTTGGGTATATCCCGCCAAACGAAGAGATACAGATATCTTCAAGACACCTAGGTCTTTCCATTGATCAAAAAACAGATTTCGACACACTTGCAAATAGTGCAGCTGAACATATTAGCAAGCATCTAGACCTTGAGAAGCTGTTGGAGATAACCCAATGCAGTACCCCTAGTCAAATTCACTCTCCTCAACCTAAGAATGAGAAGAAAGAACAGGTTATTGCTGTAGCAAAAGATGAAGCTTTTAACTTTATATATCCAGCAAATATTGCCCAATTATCAGAGAACTATCAGGTTGTATATTTTAGTCCAATACACGACAAGAAACTTCCTAAAGCAGATGCAATATACATTGCTGGAGGATACCCTGAACTATTCTTGGATTCGCTTTCACAAAATATAGAGATGAAACAAGAGATACGTCATTTTATCGAGCAAGAGGGGAAAGTATTTGCAGAATGTGGGGGGATGATGTATCTAGGAGAAGAGATTATTACCAAAGAAGGAAAGCATTATCAAATGTGTGGGATATTTCCCTATTCCACCACGATGCAAAAGATGAAACTACACCTTGGTTATCGAGACATTACCTACAACAAGACTAAAATCCGTGGTCATGAGTTTCATTACTCTCAATGTATTGAGCATAACCAAATCACTAAAGTAGGGGAAGTATATAATGCTCGAGGAGGAAAAGTAGATACTCCGATCTATCAATATAAAAACTGTCATGCGACCTATATTCACCTATATTGGGCTCATCTAAAAGATCTTTGGGTTCTTTAA
- a CDS encoding sigma-70 family RNA polymerase sigma factor — MENLIFEQNLVELRPHLYNFALKLTKCHQGSEDLIQETFLKAWKYKGQYRTNTNFKAWVFTIMRNSFINNYRRNSTQRVFFDTDQYSYFRNLSSSGHEDQETLMSIQEIHKLIMEMKEGIRDAFLLFIQGYKYKEIAEKMDLPLGTVKSRIFFARKHLSKQIQRRA, encoded by the coding sequence ATGGAGAACTTAATCTTTGAACAGAATTTAGTAGAATTGAGGCCACATCTATATAACTTTGCATTGAAATTAACGAAATGTCATCAAGGATCTGAAGATCTTATCCAGGAGACTTTTTTAAAGGCATGGAAGTATAAGGGACAATATCGTACCAATACAAATTTTAAAGCATGGGTCTTTACGATTATGCGTAACTCTTTTATCAATAATTATAGAAGAAATTCAACCCAAAGAGTCTTTTTCGATACGGATCAATATAGTTATTTCAGAAATCTAAGCTCTTCTGGACATGAAGATCAAGAGACGTTGATGAGTATCCAAGAGATTCACAAATTGATCATGGAGATGAAAGAGGGTATTCGAGATGCTTTTTTGTTATTTATTCAAGGTTATAAATACAAAGAGATTGCTGAAAAGATGGACCTACCTTTAGGTACCGTAAAAAGTCGGATATTTTTTGCTCGTAAGCATCTAAGCAAACAGATTCAAAGAAGAGCATAG
- a CDS encoding DUF4293 domain-containing protein, which yields MIQRIQSLFLLVSALFMASLFFPCLAWLKGASATYEMYLTGVTPQLEISGASMIPLLSFVVLIILLSLVTIFMYKKRVIQIRMTVINMILKLGLMGVIYFYAYSVSTLIDGDFSLNHVIAFPLVSFIFDYLAIRGIGRDEALVRAADRIR from the coding sequence ATGATTCAAAGAATACAGAGTTTATTTCTTTTAGTCTCTGCACTGTTTATGGCGAGTCTTTTTTTTCCATGTTTGGCATGGTTAAAAGGGGCCAGCGCAACTTATGAAATGTATCTAACAGGAGTGACTCCTCAGTTGGAGATTTCTGGAGCATCGATGATTCCCCTTCTTAGTTTTGTCGTATTGATCATTCTTCTTTCGTTGGTAACTATCTTTATGTATAAGAAAAGAGTGATTCAGATTCGAATGACTGTAATTAATATGATTCTGAAGCTAGGTTTGATGGGGGTGATCTATTTTTATGCATACTCTGTAAGCACCCTTATTGATGGAGATTTCTCTCTAAATCATGTGATTGCCTTTCCATTGGTATCCTTTATTTTCGACTATTTGGCTATTCGTGGTATTGGTCGTGATGAAGCATTGGTTCGAGCTGCGGATCGTATTCGATAG
- a CDS encoding prohibitin family protein has translation MNKKGLTLGVIVGVVFLVLVGFGSQIFFTLNPGERAVMFRPYSSGLDRENILQPGFHFKAPWNTISVYNVKEQKEEERLDVLDKNGLSLNIDVSVRFNPTYDEIGYLHERFGSNYIDQLVVPEVRSTVRQVAGRYTAEEIYSTKRSEVEKSIIEESMKSLNKNHIEMRALLIRSINLPEQIKQAIENKLKQEQEALAYRFKLEREKSEAERKRIEAEGISRYNDIISRSLSENVLKQRGIEATLELSKSSNSKVVIVGSGKDGLPLILGN, from the coding sequence ATGAATAAGAAAGGTTTAACCCTTGGGGTCATTGTTGGAGTTGTGTTTCTTGTATTAGTGGGATTTGGTAGTCAGATATTCTTTACTTTAAATCCAGGAGAGAGAGCGGTAATGTTTCGTCCTTACTCATCTGGTTTAGATAGAGAGAATATTCTTCAACCAGGTTTTCACTTCAAGGCACCATGGAACACTATTTCTGTCTATAATGTGAAAGAACAAAAAGAGGAAGAGAGATTAGATGTATTGGATAAGAATGGTTTGTCTTTAAATATTGATGTCTCTGTACGTTTTAATCCAACTTACGATGAGATTGGATATCTACATGAGCGTTTTGGAAGTAATTATATCGACCAATTGGTTGTTCCAGAGGTAAGATCTACTGTGAGACAGGTAGCGGGTCGTTACACTGCAGAGGAGATCTACTCTACCAAAAGAAGTGAAGTGGAAAAGTCTATCATTGAAGAGTCGATGAAGTCGCTAAACAAAAATCATATTGAAATGCGTGCCTTGTTGATTCGTTCTATCAACTTGCCAGAGCAGATCAAGCAGGCTATTGAGAATAAATTGAAGCAAGAACAAGAGGCTTTGGCTTACCGATTTAAATTGGAGCGTGAGAAGAGTGAGGCAGAAAGAAAGAGAATTGAAGCAGAAGGTATCTCTCGATATAATGATATCATTAGTCGATCATTATCAGAAAATGTACTGAAGCAACGTGGTATTGAAGCGACTCTTGAGTTGTCAAAAAGTTCAAATAGCAAGGTGGTTATTGTTGGTAGTGGAAAAGATGGATTACCTCTAATCTTGGGTAATTAA
- a CDS encoding nucleoside phosphorylase → MKIFKPSELIINTDGSVFHLHLFPEEIADKILLVGDPGRVKLVASFFESTEFERENREFFTITGKYKGERFTVVSTGIGTDNIDIVVNELDALANIDFETRTEKAEKRSLTLVRMGTSGALQPNIPVNSFVLSKTAIGFDGLLNYYAYAEKITNIEFENQFMEYTSWNPRLTTPYVVDGSEDIYQKMASSETVEGITISAPGFYAPQGRELRVPLGDPELNDKIGSFRYNDRAITNFEMECSAIYGLSKHMGHEAMTICTIIANRVRKEANADYKSRVKEMISYTLEHLKA, encoded by the coding sequence ATGAAAATTTTTAAGCCATCAGAACTTATCATCAACACAGATGGTAGTGTTTTTCACCTACACCTATTTCCAGAAGAGATTGCAGACAAAATCTTATTAGTAGGAGATCCAGGTAGAGTAAAACTAGTAGCTAGTTTCTTTGAATCTACAGAATTTGAAAGAGAGAACAGAGAGTTTTTCACTATCACAGGAAAATACAAAGGAGAAAGATTTACGGTTGTATCTACTGGTATTGGTACCGACAATATCGACATCGTAGTAAACGAATTGGATGCATTGGCGAATATTGACTTCGAAACTCGCACTGAGAAGGCAGAAAAGCGTTCACTTACACTTGTTCGTATGGGAACATCGGGAGCACTTCAGCCAAATATCCCCGTAAACAGCTTTGTTCTCTCTAAGACAGCAATAGGGTTTGATGGACTATTGAACTACTATGCATATGCAGAGAAGATTACAAACATCGAATTCGAAAATCAATTTATGGAGTATACCTCTTGGAATCCTCGTCTTACTACGCCATATGTAGTAGATGGATCGGAGGATATTTATCAAAAGATGGCCTCTTCAGAAACAGTAGAAGGAATCACCATCTCTGCTCCTGGATTTTATGCTCCTCAAGGAAGAGAACTTCGTGTACCTCTTGGAGACCCAGAACTAAATGACAAGATCGGTTCTTTCCGTTATAACGATAGAGCGATTACCAATTTCGAAATGGAGTGTTCTGCTATCTATGGTCTTTCAAAACATATGGGACATGAAGCGATGACCATCTGTACTATTATAGCAAACCGTGTTCGTAAAGAGGCAAATGCCGATTATAAATCACGTGTAAAAGAGATGATTTCCTACACATTAGAGCATCTTAAAGCCTAA
- a CDS encoding sulfatase-like hydrolase/transferase — MFDRFYIFLCSLEEDGVIAYSSISYVLWNGCTLGCCFDKRVSVFSYCDEMEVFRYKRYISSKKIKITSDNGPWQDLPPRIVDNGIRITDAGSTGAFRGCKASTYEGGFRVPAIVRWPDIVLKGEIIDDVTSSLDLFPTILRVAGVDIPKNLTLDGQYIWDGLTGKGDIASKPFFFVKADSLQAVRDEAWKCRITSKDGVELFNLADDSSEKFNIAKAHPGVVNRLTQEMKGFATDSGAKVCF, encoded by the coding sequence TTGTTCGATAGATTTTATATTTTCCTATGTTCATTAGAAGAGGATGGGGTAATTGCCTATTCTTCTATCTCTTATGTTTTGTGGAATGGTTGCACTTTGGGGTGTTGTTTCGACAAAAGAGTGTCTGTTTTTTCTTATTGCGATGAAATGGAGGTGTTTCGTTACAAAAGATATATTTCTTCTAAAAAGATAAAAATTACAAGCGATAATGGGCCTTGGCAAGATCTTCCTCCAAGAATTGTTGATAATGGCATACGAATAACGGATGCTGGCTCTACAGGAGCATTTCGAGGTTGTAAGGCTTCTACTTATGAGGGTGGTTTTCGTGTTCCTGCCATTGTTCGATGGCCTGATATTGTTTTAAAGGGGGAGATTATTGATGATGTAACCTCTTCGTTGGATTTGTTCCCTACTATTTTGCGTGTGGCAGGAGTGGATATTCCTAAAAACTTGACGTTAGATGGTCAGTATATTTGGGATGGACTGACTGGGAAAGGGGACATTGCTTCTAAACCATTCTTTTTTGTGAAAGCGGATTCTTTACAGGCAGTACGTGATGAGGCATGGAAGTGTAGGATAACCTCTAAAGACGGGGTGGAACTGTTTAATCTTGCGGATGATTCTAGTGAAAAGTTTAATATCGCTAAAGCCCATCCTGGGGTCGTGAATCGCTTAACCCAGGAGATGAAAGGTTTTGCTACCGATAGTGGGGCAAAGGTTTGTTTTTAA
- a CDS encoding pyruvate, phosphate dikinase gives MTDFQKIPLTSIYKRQKSDRDIFQELMPTKVKEILVVATVYDAYSIVREGQFSDKIFGEYLQLNLYASPRFSSVNSQEDALNIIHKKHFDMVIIMAGVDKKSSLEIAENIHFAKSRLPILMLANNNHGLEDLQREVAKVPAINRLFVWNGNSNVFVAMIKYVEDMKNAARDTKLGNVRIILLVEDSVRYYSRYLPVLYTAIMTQTQNLVSEESSDELHMILKMRARPKVLLVSTYEAATRIIDRYSENLLCVISDVKFSRKGIDDEDAGVELLKEARKKLKYSIPTLLQSHDPSNRERAQSIGANFIDKNSEKLSLEIMKFINDKLGFGDFIFRDSNGKKIGIATDLDEFQELLEKVPSESLIHHAKLNAFSSWMMARGEINIAEQLLPYNIEDFPTPEELRAFCTEVFEEAKQKKHRGQIINFSPKLCTGNRYILRMGRGSLGGKGRGLAFISNMIENIDFKHLIKGINIRQPATSVIGAVEFDRFIEMNNLYDDIYQDSSPEEIRKLFLQAELSVVLKDRLYNYLKEMKNPLAIRSSGLFEDSLLQPFSGVYSTYLIPNNHTNITERLEQLCKAIKLVYASIFTETAGSYFHAVNYKIEEEKMAVVIQEVVGHNYNNKFYPNISGVAQSYNYYPFSYMKPEDGFAVIAVGLGMHVVGGNKAFRFCPAYPRLINGSVQDQMRDSQKFFSAIDLSKTEIDLEEKDEDAAILHLRINEADKDNNLQQCASTYNHVNDMVEPGTFTKGPRIINFANILQYDSIPLANTIQLLLNLFEQAMGSPVEMEFAVDLEKGEHNKPTFYILQIKPLIQQEKTYHIDLDDIDEEKLIMKAKKGMGNGKLEHIQDIIYIDPEHFDKLSTKEMAAEIREINRQMVEQNREYILIGPGRWGTRDPHTGIPVLWADISNAKVIIEVGLPNFPLDASLGSHFFHNVTSMNVGYFSIPFQSKDTYIDLDRVKQISKITSHGKFTRHAYLEKGITILMDGSKQTSVIHIKE, from the coding sequence ATGACGGATTTTCAGAAAATACCACTTACCTCTATATATAAGAGACAGAAATCAGACCGAGACATCTTTCAAGAACTGATGCCAACAAAGGTTAAAGAAATTCTAGTGGTAGCCACCGTTTACGATGCCTACTCTATTGTGAGAGAGGGACAATTTTCAGACAAGATATTTGGAGAATATTTACAACTGAACCTATATGCCTCCCCTCGATTCTCCTCGGTTAACTCCCAAGAAGATGCGCTTAACATCATCCATAAGAAACACTTCGATATGGTGATTATCATGGCTGGAGTCGACAAGAAATCATCTCTCGAAATTGCAGAGAATATTCATTTTGCAAAAAGCAGACTTCCCATTCTAATGCTGGCAAACAACAACCATGGATTAGAAGACCTACAAAGGGAAGTAGCAAAAGTCCCTGCTATCAATCGCCTCTTTGTATGGAACGGAAACTCCAACGTATTTGTAGCAATGATCAAATATGTAGAGGACATGAAAAACGCAGCCAGAGACACCAAACTCGGTAATGTCCGAATCATTCTTTTGGTGGAAGACTCCGTAAGATACTACTCTCGCTATCTGCCAGTACTCTATACTGCAATCATGACACAAACACAAAACCTTGTCAGCGAAGAGTCGTCAGACGAACTACATATGATCCTCAAGATGCGTGCACGTCCAAAAGTACTACTAGTAAGTACCTACGAAGCCGCAACTAGAATCATCGACCGTTATAGCGAAAACCTTTTATGTGTTATCTCTGACGTCAAATTTTCTCGTAAGGGAATCGATGACGAAGATGCAGGAGTCGAACTCCTAAAAGAGGCACGCAAGAAACTGAAATACTCTATTCCAACCCTACTTCAATCACACGATCCTTCCAATAGAGAAAGGGCTCAGTCTATTGGAGCCAATTTCATTGATAAGAACTCAGAAAAACTCTCATTAGAGATCATGAAGTTTATCAATGACAAACTAGGGTTTGGAGACTTTATATTCAGAGATTCCAATGGAAAGAAAATCGGAATAGCAACCGACCTCGATGAGTTCCAAGAGCTACTGGAAAAAGTACCGAGCGAATCACTGATCCACCATGCAAAGCTCAATGCCTTCTCCTCATGGATGATGGCAAGAGGAGAGATCAATATCGCAGAGCAACTTCTACCCTATAATATCGAGGACTTCCCAACACCAGAAGAGCTACGTGCCTTTTGTACCGAAGTATTTGAGGAAGCCAAACAGAAAAAACACCGTGGTCAGATTATTAACTTCTCCCCTAAATTATGCACTGGGAATCGTTATATCTTAAGAATGGGTAGAGGTTCCCTCGGAGGAAAAGGAAGAGGATTGGCATTTATCTCCAATATGATCGAAAATATCGACTTCAAACATCTAATCAAAGGCATCAATATACGCCAACCGGCTACTTCAGTCATTGGTGCTGTGGAGTTCGACCGATTTATTGAGATGAACAACCTCTATGACGACATCTATCAAGATTCCTCACCAGAAGAGATACGTAAACTCTTTCTTCAGGCAGAACTTAGTGTAGTCCTTAAAGACAGACTATACAACTATCTAAAGGAGATGAAAAACCCATTGGCTATTCGTTCCTCTGGGCTCTTCGAAGACTCTCTATTGCAACCATTCTCAGGAGTCTACTCTACCTATCTTATTCCGAACAATCACACCAATATCACCGAACGCTTAGAACAACTTTGTAAGGCAATAAAATTGGTATATGCCTCTATCTTTACAGAAACAGCAGGCTCCTATTTCCATGCAGTAAACTACAAAATAGAAGAGGAGAAGATGGCTGTTGTAATCCAAGAGGTCGTAGGACACAACTACAACAACAAGTTCTATCCAAACATCAGTGGAGTAGCCCAATCCTACAACTACTATCCCTTCTCCTACATGAAACCAGAAGATGGGTTTGCAGTGATCGCAGTAGGACTAGGAATGCATGTCGTAGGAGGAAACAAAGCCTTCCGTTTCTGTCCAGCCTACCCGCGTCTAATCAACGGCTCGGTACAAGACCAGATGCGTGACTCACAAAAATTCTTTAGTGCCATCGACCTCTCTAAAACAGAGATCGACCTAGAAGAGAAAGACGAGGATGCTGCCATCCTTCATCTACGCATCAACGAAGCTGACAAAGACAACAACCTACAGCAGTGTGCTTCCACTTACAACCACGTCAACGATATGGTAGAGCCAGGCACATTCACCAAAGGGCCACGAATCATCAACTTTGCAAACATACTACAGTATGATTCCATCCCTTTAGCAAACACCATACAGCTACTATTGAATCTCTTTGAACAAGCCATGGGCTCGCCTGTAGAGATGGAGTTTGCAGTAGATCTAGAGAAGGGCGAACACAACAAACCCACTTTCTATATCCTTCAGATCAAGCCATTGATACAACAAGAGAAGACCTACCATATCGACTTGGACGACATTGATGAAGAGAAATTGATCATGAAAGCCAAAAAAGGAATGGGAAATGGCAAACTAGAACATATTCAAGATATCATCTATATCGATCCCGAACATTTCGACAAACTCTCTACCAAAGAGATGGCTGCAGAAATACGAGAGATAAACAGGCAGATGGTAGAACAAAACAGAGAATACATCCTAATAGGACCAGGACGATGGGGAACCAGAGACCCTCATACAGGGATCCCTGTACTATGGGCTGATATCTCCAATGCCAAAGTAATCATCGAAGTAGGCCTACCAAACTTCCCTCTCGATGCTTCGCTTGGCTCACACTTCTTCCATAATGTCACCTCGATGAATGTAGGATACTTCTCAATCCCTTTCCAAAGCAAAGATACCTATATAGATCTTGACAGAGTAAAACAGATCTCTAAGATCACCTCTCATGGAAAATTCACTCGACATGCATATCTCGAAAAGGGAATCACCATCTTAATGGATGGAAGCAAACAAACCAGTGTAATACACATCAAAGAGTAA